CCCGAGGCGGCCGGCCAGCTCGAGCTCGGCCATCTCGTCGAAGGCGGTGACCGGACCCAGCCAGCGTTCCTCCACCTCGCCGGCGGACCCGTCCCCAGCGTCGGCACGGTCCCCACCGTCGGCACCGTCGGCACGGTCGGCGCGGTCGGCGCGGTCGTCACGGTCGTCACGCCGCTCGCCGAAGCGCTGCTGCGCGGCCTGGCGCGTCATCCCGAGCTCGGCGCCCAGCTCTGCCCAGCTGTGACCCGCCGCGCGGGCGCTCACCACCGACTGCGCGAGGAGGTCGTGGACGGCGTGCTCCGCGGCCGCGGTGGCCCGCAGCAGTGCGAGGTGGTCGTCGTGCTGGGCGGGTGGCACCTGCTGCAGGATCGCCTGCCCGAGCGCGCGCGACAGGTCCTCGCTCATCGCGTCTCGTCCCGGCTCGGGAGCCAGGGGCCGGCCTCGCCGCGGCCGTGGGGACGGGTCCGGCGCTGATGGTGCCCGGAGAGGTAGGCGCCGAGGAGGACGAGGGCGAGCCCCGCCCCCAGGAGCAACCCGCGGAGGAGACCGTCGAACGGCGAGGCCGCGGTCAGGGCGGCGACGCCGAGGATGATGAGGCCGGCGGGCGAGCGGCGAGGAGAGGTCATGCGTCAACTATTGCTTGACATCATCCTCGTTGTCAATCAACAGTTGACGGCGGTCCTCCCAGCCTCGACCGGTGTGGAGGCCGCGACTAGGTTGTCCTCACCCTGACTGCCTGGAGGCTCGCCGATGCTCAACCTGTCCGCCCTGCTCGAAGACAGCGCTCGCAAGCACCCCGACCGCGACGCGGTGGTGCTCGGCCAGACCCGGCTGAGCTACGGGCGGGTCGAGGCCGCCGCCAACCAGGTCGCCAACCTCCTGGTGGAGCGGGGGATCCAGCCCGGTGACAAGGTCGCGCTGAGCTGCCCCAACCTCCCGTTCTTCCCGATCGTCTACTACGGCATCCTCAAGGCCGGTGCGGTCGTCGTCCCCCTCAACGTGCTGCTCAAGGGCCGCGAGGTGGCCTACCACCTCGGCGACTCCGAGGCCAAGGCCTACTTCTGCTTCGAGGGCACCGCCGACCTGCCGATCGGCGAGGAGGGCTTCAAGGGCTTCAACGACGCCGAGGGCTGCACGGACTTCTTCCTGATCACCGTCGACCCGGCGGCGGCGTCGCCGATCGAGGGCGCGGAGACGATGGGCGCGGCGGTCGCCGGCAGGTCGCCGGTCTTCGAGTCGGTGATCACCAGCCCCGACGACGGCGCGGTCATCCTCTACACCTCCGGCACGACCGGCCAGCCCAAGGGAGCGCTGCTCAGCCACGCCAACCTGGTGCTCAACGCGTTGGAGTCCAACCGGATGCTCGGCACCGACCCGACCGGCGAGCGCCACCTGGTGACGCTGCCGCTGTTCCACTCCTTCGGCTCCACCGTGCAGATGAACGCCGGGTTCGCCAGCGCCTCGACGCTGGTGCTCATCCCGCGCTTCGACGCCTCCGCCGCGGTCAAGCTGCTCGACGCCGAGGAGATCACCTTCTTCGCCGGCGTCCCGACGATGTACTGGGGCCTGCTCGGGGCGCTCGACGACAGCGGGGTCGACGTCGAGAAGATCGCCCGCAACCTCCGCGTCGCCGCCGCCGGCGGGGCCAGCCTCCCGGTCGAGATCCTCAAGGAGTTCAAGTCGCGCTTCGGCGTCGACATCCTCGAGGGCTACGGCCTGTCGGAGACCTCACCCGTCGCGACGTTCAACCAGAAGGACCGTCCCGCCAAGCCCGGCTCGATCGGCTACCCCATCTGGGGCATCGAGGTGAAGCTGGTCAAGGACGACTGGGAGACGGTCGAGGGCGACGGGCCGGACAACATCGGCGAGATCGCGATCCGCGGCCACAACATCATGAAGGGCTACTACAACCGGCCGGAGGCCACCGACGAGGTCATGCGCGACGGGTGGTTCCGCTCCGGCGACCTGGCCTACCGCGACGACGACGGCTACTACTACATCGTCGACCGGTCCAAGGACATGATCATCCGCGGCGGCTACAACGTCTACCCGCGCGAGATCGAGGAGGTCCTGCTCACCCACGAGGCGGTCTCGCTGGTCGCGGTCGTCGGCGTCCCGCACGACAGCCACGGCGAGGAGGTCAAGGCGTTCGTGATCAAGAAGGAGGGCGCCGAGGTCACCGAGGACGAGCTGGTCGCGTGGGCCAAGGAGCAGATGGCCTCCTACAAGTACCCCCGCATCGTCGAGTTCCGTGACGAGCTCCCGATGACCGCGACGGGCAAGATCCTCAAGCGCGAGCTGGTCGAGTGAGCCTCCACGTCGAGGCGTCCCGGGAGGTCCCCGGCACGCCGGAGGAGGTGTACGACGCCGTCATCCCGACCCCGTTGCAGGCGATCTTCAAGCGCCGCCACGGGATCATGCCGCCGATCGCCCGGACCAGCGAGCAGGAGGGGGTCTGGGGCGGCACGGTCGGCCAGACCCGCCGCATCCACCTGGCCGACGGCGGCTCGTTGACCGAGACCCTGGTCGAGTCCGACCGGCCCTCGCGGTCGTCCTACACGATCACCGACATCGCCGGTCCGATGCGGCTCCTGGTCTCGCAGGTTGAGGGGCGCTGGACGTTCGTGCCCGCCGGCAGCCGCACGGTCGTGACCTGGGCGTGGACCCTGCACCCGACCAACGCGGTGACCGCACGGCTGCTGCCGGTGGTCGGGATGTTCTGGCACGGCTACGCCCGCAAGGCCCTGGCCGAGGTGGAGCGTCTCGTCGCGGCGTAGGAGGTCTCGTCGGTCGAGGTGCGAGCAGAGCCCGCCCCGGGACCACCCCTAGAATCCAGGCATGCCCCGCGTCGTCGTCAGCGTCATGCCCAAGCCCGAGATCCTCGACCCCCAGGGCAAGGCCGTGCAGCACGCGCTGCCCAAGCTCGGGTTCGACGGCATCTCCGACGTCCGTCAGGGCAAGCGGTTCGAGCTCGAGGTGGACGGCGAGCTCACCGACGCCCGCCTCCAGGAGATCCACGACCTCGCCGAGAAGCTGCTCTCCAACCCGGTGATCGAGGACTTCGAGGTCGTCGTCCACGAGGACACGCTCCCGTGAGGATCGGCGTCGTCACCTTCCCCGGTTCCCTCGACGACGTCGACGCCGCCCGCGCGGTGCGCGTGGCCGGCGGGGACGCCGTACGCCTCTGGCACGGGGACGCCGACCTCCGGGGCGTGGACGCGGTCGTCCTGCCCGGCGGCTTCTCGTACGGCGACTACCTGCGGTGCGGCGCGATCGCGCGGTTCGCGCCGGTGATGGACGAGGTGGTCCGGGCGGCCCGCGGCGGGATGCCCGTGCTCGGCATCTGCAACGGCTTCCAGATCCTGTGCGAGTCCCACCTGCTGCCCGGGGCGCTGATCCGCAACGACCACCGCAAGTTCGTGTGCCGCGACCAGCGGCTGCGCATCGAGAACAACCGCACCTCCTGGACCTCCGGCTACACCGAGGGCCAGGAGGTGACGATCGTGCTCAAGAACGGCGAGGGCGGCTTCGTCGCCGACGAGCAGACACTCGACCGGCTCGAGGGCGAGGGCCGCGTCGTGGCGCGCTACCTCGACGACAACCCCAACGGGTCGCTGCGCGACATCGCCGGCATCACCAACGACACCGGCACGGTCGTCGGCCTCATGCCCCACCCCGAGCACGCGGTGGAGGACCTGTGCGGTCCCGGCACCGACGGCCTGCCGTTCTTCACCAGCGCCCTGGCGGCGCTCGTCGGCTGAGCCGGTCAAGGACGTGCCGGTCGACCAGCTGGTGCACGCGATCCGCACCGTCGCCGCGGGTGACTCGGTCCTCGCCCCCAGCGTGACGCGTCGCCTCAGCGCGGCCTACGCGCCGCAGACCGGCCGCACCCCTGCCGACGAGGAGCGGCTCGCCCGACTCTCCGAGGCGACGGTCAAGACCC
This genomic window from Nocardioides marmoribigeumensis contains:
- the purQ gene encoding phosphoribosylformylglycinamidine synthase subunit PurQ, with the protein product MRIGVVTFPGSLDDVDAARAVRVAGGDAVRLWHGDADLRGVDAVVLPGGFSYGDYLRCGAIARFAPVMDEVVRAARGGMPVLGICNGFQILCESHLLPGALIRNDHRKFVCRDQRLRIENNRTSWTSGYTEGQEVTIVLKNGEGGFVADEQTLDRLEGEGRVVARYLDDNPNGSLRDIAGITNDTGTVVGLMPHPEHAVEDLCGPGTDGLPFFTSALAALVG
- the purS gene encoding phosphoribosylformylglycinamidine synthase subunit PurS, which encodes MPRVVVSVMPKPEILDPQGKAVQHALPKLGFDGISDVRQGKRFELEVDGELTDARLQEIHDLAEKLLSNPVIEDFEVVVHEDTLP
- a CDS encoding long-chain-fatty-acid--CoA ligase, with the protein product MLNLSALLEDSARKHPDRDAVVLGQTRLSYGRVEAAANQVANLLVERGIQPGDKVALSCPNLPFFPIVYYGILKAGAVVVPLNVLLKGREVAYHLGDSEAKAYFCFEGTADLPIGEEGFKGFNDAEGCTDFFLITVDPAAASPIEGAETMGAAVAGRSPVFESVITSPDDGAVILYTSGTTGQPKGALLSHANLVLNALESNRMLGTDPTGERHLVTLPLFHSFGSTVQMNAGFASASTLVLIPRFDASAAVKLLDAEEITFFAGVPTMYWGLLGALDDSGVDVEKIARNLRVAAAGGASLPVEILKEFKSRFGVDILEGYGLSETSPVATFNQKDRPAKPGSIGYPIWGIEVKLVKDDWETVEGDGPDNIGEIAIRGHNIMKGYYNRPEATDEVMRDGWFRSGDLAYRDDDGYYYIVDRSKDMIIRGGYNVYPREIEEVLLTHEAVSLVAVVGVPHDSHGEEVKAFVIKKEGAEVTEDELVAWAKEQMASYKYPRIVEFRDELPMTATGKILKRELVE
- a CDS encoding LuxR C-terminal-related transcriptional regulator, whose protein sequence is MPVDQLVHAIRTVAAGDSVLAPSVTRRLSAAYAPQTGRTPADEERLARLSEATVKTHVGRVLTKLGCRDRVQAVVFAYRTSFATS
- a CDS encoding SRPBCC family protein, coding for MSLHVEASREVPGTPEEVYDAVIPTPLQAIFKRRHGIMPPIARTSEQEGVWGGTVGQTRRIHLADGGSLTETLVESDRPSRSSYTITDIAGPMRLLVSQVEGRWTFVPAGSRTVVTWAWTLHPTNAVTARLLPVVGMFWHGYARKALAEVERLVAA